In Marixanthomonas ophiurae, one genomic interval encodes:
- a CDS encoding four helix bundle protein, with translation MHRFKQLEVWKKSRAFCKHIYKITILFPESEKFGLVNQLRRASVSVPSNIAEGASRKSNKDFARFLEIAIGSCYEMETQIILSNDLGFIDKKTCKLVLEDLETIIKMTSKFKSTLK, from the coding sequence ATGCATAGATTTAAACAATTAGAGGTTTGGAAAAAAAGTAGAGCTTTTTGTAAACACATATATAAAATAACAATACTATTTCCAGAGTCTGAAAAGTTTGGCTTAGTGAATCAGTTGCGAAGAGCCAGTGTGTCAGTTCCTTCCAATATAGCCGAAGGAGCTTCAAGAAAATCAAACAAAGATTTTGCTAGATTTTTAGAAATTGCGATAGGTTCTTGCTATGAAATGGAAACGCAAATAATACTATCAAATGATTTAGGATTTATAGATAAAAAAACATGTAAACTAGTATTGGAAGATTTAGAAACAATTATTAAAATGACCTCAAAGTTCAAATCAACTTTAAAATAA
- a CDS encoding o-succinylbenzoate synthase, whose product MKAHYKKHILNFKRPSGTSRGVLRTKETWFLILEEGNRWGVGECGILRSLSIDDRPDYEEKLRWVCDNIEKGKDYLYNNLTEFPSIQIGVETAFKSLQATNPFQIFPSEFSQGSKTIPINGLIWMGDKSFMKEQISAKLKEGFQCIKMKIGAIDFATEIELLKSIRQEFSASEIELRVDANGAFAPSEALEKLKVLSELELHSIEQPIKQGQWQEMARLCEESPLPIALDEELIGVFASEEKEKLLQTVQPQYIILKPSLVGGFAGSDEWINIAENLNIDWWITSALESNVGLNAISQYTFTKNATLPQGLGTGSLYTNNIESPLKVCNGSIQYDTNEQWDLTLLKR is encoded by the coding sequence TTGAAAGCACATTACAAAAAACACATTCTAAATTTTAAACGTCCCAGCGGAACTTCCCGGGGCGTTTTGCGTACTAAAGAAACCTGGTTTTTAATTCTTGAAGAAGGGAATAGATGGGGTGTAGGCGAATGTGGAATTCTACGAAGCTTGAGTATTGACGACCGTCCTGATTATGAAGAAAAGCTGAGGTGGGTTTGTGATAATATTGAAAAAGGAAAAGATTATTTATATAATAATTTAACCGAATTCCCATCTATTCAAATAGGGGTGGAGACTGCTTTTAAATCACTTCAGGCAACAAATCCTTTTCAAATTTTTCCTTCTGAATTCTCTCAAGGCTCCAAAACCATTCCTATAAACGGACTTATCTGGATGGGGGATAAAAGTTTTATGAAAGAGCAAATTTCAGCAAAACTCAAAGAGGGGTTTCAATGTATAAAAATGAAAATTGGCGCTATTGATTTTGCTACTGAAATTGAACTCTTGAAAAGCATCAGACAAGAATTTTCCGCTTCAGAAATTGAATTACGGGTCGATGCCAACGGAGCTTTTGCCCCTTCCGAAGCATTGGAAAAGCTGAAAGTTTTATCAGAATTAGAATTACACAGTATCGAGCAGCCCATTAAACAAGGGCAATGGCAAGAAATGGCACGGTTGTGTGAAGAATCACCGCTTCCTATTGCGTTAGATGAAGAATTAATAGGCGTATTTGCTTCCGAAGAAAAAGAAAAGCTGCTACAAACTGTACAACCACAATACATTATTTTAAAACCAAGCCTTGTTGGCGGATTTGCAGGAAGTGACGAGTGGATTAATATAGCTGAAAATCTGAACATAGATTGGTGGATCACTTCAGCTTTGGAAAGCAACGTAGGTTTGAATGCTATTTCACAATATACTTTCACAAAAAATGCTACATTGCCGCAAGGTTTAGGAACAGGTAGTTTATACACTAATAATATAGAATCGCCACTAAAAGTATGTAACGGAAGTATACAATATGATACTAACGAGCAGTGGGATCTTACCTTATTAAAAAGATAA
- a CDS encoding CPBP family intramembrane glutamic endopeptidase: MFIKQAFNYLHDSWRYVVGAIVIFLVSQLGAIPFALIAAFKLMEEGGDLTDLDNPATLMTVLDSNLTLFLMLLSFVFGLIAVVLVVKYLHKQPLVAATTSRKKVDWGRIWFGFLLIAITTIVLTGIDYYSNPDDYILQFEAVPFIILAVIAILMIPLQTSFEEYLFRGYLMQGIGVMAKNKWLPLIVTSVIFGGLHFFNPEVDKIGNIIMVYYIGTGFFLGIMTLMDEGMELALGFHAGNNLIAALLVTADWTVFQTNSILKDVSDPTAGFDILVPVLVMYPVFLGIMAWKYKWTNWGEKLFGKVTPPAQPVPQIDQAEEQIEK; the protein is encoded by the coding sequence ATGTTCATAAAACAAGCTTTTAACTATTTACACGATTCGTGGCGTTACGTGGTTGGCGCTATTGTAATTTTTTTAGTCTCGCAATTAGGGGCAATACCTTTTGCTTTAATTGCTGCTTTTAAATTAATGGAAGAAGGAGGAGACTTAACCGATTTAGACAATCCAGCTACTTTAATGACGGTTTTAGACTCTAACTTGACGCTGTTTTTAATGCTATTGAGTTTTGTTTTTGGGTTAATAGCTGTGGTATTGGTGGTTAAATACCTTCACAAACAACCCTTAGTAGCTGCAACAACATCTAGAAAAAAAGTGGATTGGGGTCGTATTTGGTTTGGCTTTTTGTTGATTGCTATAACTACCATTGTATTGACAGGAATTGATTATTACAGTAATCCCGACGATTATATATTACAATTTGAAGCGGTACCATTTATAATTTTAGCCGTTATAGCTATTCTTATGATTCCGTTGCAAACCAGTTTTGAAGAATATCTATTCCGTGGCTATTTAATGCAAGGTATTGGCGTAATGGCAAAAAATAAGTGGTTGCCTTTAATCGTTACTTCGGTAATTTTTGGCGGACTTCACTTTTTTAACCCAGAAGTGGATAAAATTGGTAACATTATCATGGTTTATTACATTGGTACCGGTTTCTTTTTAGGGATTATGACGTTGATGGATGAAGGGATGGAACTCGCTCTTGGTTTTCATGCTGGTAATAACTTAATCGCTGCTTTGTTGGTAACAGCAGATTGGACGGTATTCCAGACCAATTCTATTTTAAAAGATGTTTCCGATCCCACAGCAGGGTTTGATATTTTAGTACCAGTACTGGTTATGTACCCTGTTTTCTTGGGTATTATGGCTTGGAAATATAAATGGACTAATTGGGGTGAAAAGCTCTTCGGAAAAGTAACACCACCTGCACAACCCGTTCCTCAAATAGACCAGGCAGAAGAACAAATAGAAAAATAA
- a CDS encoding AMP-binding protein, producing MELPFHKAFTFNGLQYESKEELYAFAESLQNEGDEYEIHIGDFIIAWLDGTDFVKVKTSGSTGKPKKIQLPKKAMVNSAKATAAYFKLGEGTSALLCLPANYIAGKMMLVRAMVMGWNLHVVAPEKDALTQYDNDYDFVAMVPYQVHYSLKDLNKVKKVIIGGGPVSKELEEALQSVSTEAFGTYGMTETITHVAVRRINGPARSETFSALPNAKFSQDERDCLVILAPDISEEKVITNDVINLESPTSFIWLGRYDNVINSGGVKIFPEKVEEKLSEKIMEPFIIASEKNNELGERVILIIETKSNSIPDYSDVFKILSKYERPKKIISLSKFPYTETGKIKRGAVLELLKKYK from the coding sequence ATGGAACTCCCTTTTCATAAAGCATTTACGTTTAACGGGCTTCAATATGAAAGCAAGGAAGAGTTATATGCCTTTGCTGAAAGCTTGCAGAACGAAGGGGATGAATACGAAATTCATATAGGCGATTTTATAATAGCTTGGTTAGATGGTACCGACTTTGTAAAAGTAAAAACCTCAGGTTCTACAGGAAAGCCAAAAAAGATTCAACTGCCTAAAAAAGCAATGGTCAATAGTGCTAAAGCTACGGCTGCCTATTTTAAATTAGGTGAAGGCACTTCGGCATTATTATGTCTACCGGCTAATTATATTGCCGGTAAAATGATGCTAGTACGTGCGATGGTTATGGGTTGGAACCTTCACGTAGTGGCTCCAGAAAAAGATGCATTAACGCAGTATGATAATGATTATGATTTTGTGGCAATGGTACCATATCAAGTGCATTACTCGTTAAAAGATTTAAATAAAGTAAAAAAAGTAATCATTGGTGGCGGACCTGTTTCAAAAGAGTTAGAAGAAGCTTTACAATCTGTTTCTACAGAAGCTTTTGGTACGTATGGAATGACCGAAACTATTACACACGTGGCGGTACGGCGAATTAATGGTCCTGCACGTAGCGAAACATTTTCGGCCTTACCTAATGCGAAATTTTCACAAGACGAGCGGGATTGTTTGGTTATTTTGGCACCAGATATTTCCGAAGAAAAAGTGATTACGAATGACGTGATTAACTTAGAATCGCCAACTTCCTTTATATGGTTAGGACGCTATGATAATGTTATTAACAGCGGTGGCGTTAAAATATTTCCTGAAAAAGTAGAAGAAAAACTTTCCGAAAAAATAATGGAACCTTTTATCATTGCTTCTGAAAAAAATAATGAATTAGGAGAGCGCGTTATTTTGATTATTGAAACAAAATCTAATTCCATTCCCGATTACTCTGATGTGTTCAAAATACTTTCAAAATACGAACGACCTAAAAAAATTATTAGTCTTTCTAAATTTCCGTATACTGAAACCGGTAAAATCAAGCGTGGAGCCGTTTTAGAGTTACTTAAGAAATATAAATAA
- a CDS encoding vWA domain-containing protein yields the protein MKIFATLIFAFFATIALEAQEITVTGTVTDESKLPLVGVNVLIMGSSNGTQTDFNGKYELKAKIGQKLKFSYVGYETVERKVKDKKPINVQMNTGAQLESVVVTAYDASQVMRSKVSGVSIPRASYPVNNQVSNNESYDKIEENIFKMVTTSPLSTFSIDVDKAGYSNIRRMINNGQKIPKDAVKIEEMINYFSYDYPQPKRNEPFSIITEVANSPWNKGTKLVKIGLKGKDIATENTPASNLVFLLDVSGSMNSENKLGLLKSALGVLVDNLREEDKVSIVVYAGAAGTVLEPTAGNNKEKIMQAIDKLSAGGSTAGGQGIKLAYKIAEENFIKDGNNRVILATDGDFNVGASSDRAMEDLIAEKRESGVFLTCLGFGMGNYKDSKMETLADKGNGNHAYIDTMQEAKKVLGTEFFGTIYTIAKDVKLQVEFNPKKVQAYRLIGYENRLLNDEDFNDDTKDAGELGSGHTVTALYELIPVGVKSDYLKNIDELKYTNNKNASKTDELLTVKFRYKEPDGEKSKLIVKTLKDSNTDIKRTSSDFQFSAAVALFGQQLRDSEFISTKSREEVIRLAEAGRGKDKEGYRAEFIRLVKSYK from the coding sequence ATGAAAATATTTGCTACCCTTATTTTTGCTTTTTTTGCTACAATTGCACTAGAAGCTCAAGAAATCACCGTAACCGGAACAGTAACTGATGAGAGTAAACTTCCATTAGTAGGAGTAAACGTATTGATAATGGGATCTAGTAACGGAACACAAACAGATTTTAATGGAAAGTATGAATTAAAAGCTAAAATAGGACAGAAATTGAAGTTTAGCTATGTGGGGTACGAAACCGTAGAACGAAAGGTAAAAGACAAAAAACCTATTAATGTGCAGATGAACACTGGAGCACAACTAGAGTCAGTTGTTGTGACTGCTTATGACGCAAGTCAAGTTATGAGATCAAAAGTGTCTGGTGTCTCAATTCCACGAGCTTCATACCCTGTAAACAATCAAGTTTCCAACAATGAATCATACGATAAGATTGAAGAGAACATTTTTAAAATGGTGACAACTTCACCACTATCTACTTTTTCAATTGATGTGGATAAAGCTGGGTATAGTAACATTCGCCGGATGATAAACAACGGTCAAAAAATACCAAAGGATGCTGTTAAGATTGAAGAAATGATTAATTACTTTAGCTACGATTATCCGCAACCTAAACGTAACGAACCTTTTTCCATTATCACCGAAGTAGCCAACTCCCCTTGGAATAAAGGAACTAAATTGGTAAAAATTGGTTTAAAAGGAAAAGATATTGCGACTGAAAATACACCAGCGAGCAACTTAGTGTTTTTACTGGATGTATCGGGTTCTATGAATTCTGAAAACAAATTGGGGTTGTTAAAATCAGCCTTGGGCGTACTAGTTGATAATCTTCGAGAAGAAGACAAAGTGAGCATCGTTGTGTATGCAGGAGCTGCAGGAACGGTCTTGGAACCTACAGCTGGTAATAACAAGGAAAAAATAATGCAAGCTATTGACAAGTTAAGTGCTGGAGGTTCTACAGCTGGAGGACAAGGTATTAAATTAGCGTATAAAATAGCGGAAGAGAATTTTATAAAAGACGGCAATAACCGTGTGATTCTTGCTACCGATGGTGATTTTAATGTAGGTGCATCGAGTGACAGAGCAATGGAAGATTTAATTGCAGAAAAGCGAGAAAGTGGAGTGTTTTTAACATGTCTCGGTTTTGGTATGGGAAATTATAAAGATTCCAAAATGGAAACCTTAGCCGATAAAGGCAACGGAAACCACGCCTATATCGATACCATGCAGGAAGCCAAGAAAGTGTTGGGGACAGAATTCTTCGGAACCATTTACACCATAGCAAAAGATGTAAAACTGCAAGTAGAGTTCAACCCTAAAAAAGTACAAGCGTATCGATTGATAGGATATGAAAATAGACTCTTAAACGATGAAGATTTTAATGACGATACCAAAGATGCCGGCGAATTAGGTAGCGGTCATACCGTAACCGCTTTATATGAACTGATTCCAGTAGGAGTGAAAAGTGACTATTTAAAAAATATTGACGAGTTAAAGTATACCAATAACAAGAATGCTTCTAAAACAGATGAGTTGCTTACAGTAAAGTTTAGATATAAAGAACCAGATGGAGAAAAAAGTAAACTGATTGTCAAAACGTTGAAAGATAGTAATACTGATATTAAAAGAACCTCAAGTGATTTTCAATTTTCTGCAGCCGTAGCCTTATTTGGACAACAGCTTCGTGATTCTGAGTTTATTTCAACTAAAAGTAGAGAAGAGGTTATTCGTTTAGCTGAAGCTGGTAGAGGAAAAGACAAAGAAGGATACCGAGCTGAGTTTATTAGATTGGTAAAAAGTTATAAATAA
- a CDS encoding acyl-CoA carboxylase subunit beta yields MDMTFNKNEDHNKLSVSDLKKKLAKVKLGGGEKRIEKHHAKGKMTARERVDYLLDSKKPSIEIGAFAGDGMYEEHGGCPSGGVVVKIGYVKGKQCIVVANDATVKAGAWFPITAKKNLRAQEISIENKLPIIYLVDSAGVYLPMQDEIFPDKEHFGRIFRNNAVMSSMGITQIAAVMGSCVAGGAYLPIMSDEAIIVDKTGSIFLAGSYLVKAAIGESIENEDLGGATTHSEVSGVTDYKAEDDKDALNKIQNIVSKIGDFDKAGFNRDKAAKPKEDPKEIYGILPKSRAEQYDMREIIHRLVDDSDFEEYKKGYGQTILTGYARIDGWAVGIVANQRKLVKTTKAKTKPSEMQFGGVIYSDSADKATRFIANCNQKKIPLVFLQDVTGFMVGSKSEHGGIIKDGAKMVNAVSNSVVPKFTIVIGNSYGAGNYAMCGKAYDPRLIAAWPSAELAVMSGNSAAKVLLQIETASLKKKGEKITPEVEKELFDKIKKSYDEQISPYYAASRIWTDAVIDPLDTRKWISMGIEAANHAPIEKKFNMGVLQV; encoded by the coding sequence ATGGATATGACCTTTAATAAAAACGAAGACCACAACAAACTATCAGTTTCTGATCTTAAAAAGAAACTTGCCAAAGTTAAATTGGGCGGTGGTGAAAAACGAATAGAAAAACACCACGCCAAAGGTAAAATGACAGCTCGCGAACGTGTTGATTATCTACTTGATTCAAAAAAACCTAGTATTGAAATCGGTGCTTTTGCCGGCGACGGAATGTACGAAGAGCACGGCGGTTGCCCAAGTGGCGGCGTTGTTGTCAAAATTGGCTATGTAAAAGGCAAACAGTGTATTGTTGTTGCAAACGATGCGACGGTAAAAGCAGGGGCTTGGTTTCCTATTACTGCTAAAAAGAATCTACGAGCGCAGGAAATTTCCATTGAAAACAAACTGCCTATTATTTATTTAGTGGACAGTGCCGGTGTGTATTTGCCGATGCAAGATGAAATTTTTCCTGATAAGGAGCACTTCGGAAGAATTTTTAGAAACAATGCTGTGATGAGCAGTATGGGGATTACTCAAATAGCTGCGGTAATGGGAAGCTGTGTTGCCGGAGGTGCCTATTTACCAATTATGAGCGATGAAGCAATAATAGTTGACAAAACAGGAAGTATTTTTCTCGCCGGAAGTTATTTGGTAAAAGCTGCCATTGGTGAAAGCATTGAGAATGAAGATTTAGGAGGTGCGACCACGCATTCTGAAGTTAGCGGTGTAACTGATTATAAAGCTGAAGACGATAAAGATGCGTTAAACAAAATACAGAATATTGTTTCAAAAATAGGCGATTTTGACAAAGCTGGGTTTAATAGAGATAAAGCGGCGAAACCAAAAGAAGACCCAAAAGAAATCTATGGAATACTACCAAAATCACGTGCCGAACAATATGATATGCGTGAAATAATACATCGCTTGGTGGATGATAGTGATTTCGAGGAATACAAAAAAGGCTACGGTCAAACTATTTTAACTGGGTACGCTCGTATTGACGGTTGGGCAGTTGGTATTGTTGCCAATCAACGAAAACTAGTAAAAACTACGAAAGCTAAAACCAAGCCTAGCGAAATGCAATTTGGCGGTGTAATCTATAGTGATAGTGCCGATAAAGCCACGCGCTTTATAGCGAACTGTAACCAGAAAAAAATCCCATTGGTGTTTTTACAAGATGTTACCGGGTTTATGGTCGGCAGTAAAAGTGAGCACGGCGGTATTATTAAGGATGGCGCCAAAATGGTAAATGCCGTTAGTAATAGTGTCGTACCAAAATTCACCATTGTTATTGGAAACAGTTATGGTGCTGGTAATTATGCTATGTGCGGGAAAGCATATGACCCTCGATTAATTGCTGCTTGGCCTAGTGCAGAACTAGCCGTAATGAGTGGAAATAGTGCGGCTAAAGTATTATTACAGATTGAAACTGCTTCTTTGAAAAAGAAAGGAGAGAAAATTACTCCAGAAGTAGAAAAAGAACTCTTCGATAAGATTAAAAAAAGTTACGACGAGCAGATTTCTCCATATTACGCTGCTTCAAGAATTTGGACTGATGCTGTAATCGACCCACTTGATACCCGAAAATGGATTAGTATGGGAATTGAAGCTGCAAACCATGCTCCTATTGAAAAGAAATTTAATATGGGGGTTTTGCAGGTGTAA
- a CDS encoding CAL67264 family membrane protein: protein MNKNTVLAWATFIMIVVGVALIAMGAFRYDDVAGWGFASVGIGFFAIAWVFNALKGRV from the coding sequence ATGAATAAGAATACCGTATTGGCGTGGGCCACTTTTATAATGATTGTAGTAGGCGTTGCTTTAATAGCAATGGGTGCTTTTAGATATGACGATGTAGCCGGATGGGGCTTTGCTTCTGTAGGGATTGGCTTTTTTGCGATTGCTTGGGTATTTAATGCCCTAAAAGGAAGGGTATAA
- a CDS encoding DinB family protein: MISENTIRTVLQNHLAGGKAFMPLTDMFSEIPFEEVGARPYNLPYSFYELFYHITYAQKDILNFCVSEAYTTPNWPDDYWPKQQAPKSKTDWQQLQEDYLQDRKELEQLVENKYLTEIVPTGENQTLFREILLVIEHAAYHTGQLVIILRLLGLHK, encoded by the coding sequence ATGATTTCAGAAAATACCATTCGTACTGTACTGCAAAATCACCTTGCCGGTGGGAAGGCTTTTATGCCCTTAACGGATATGTTTTCAGAAATTCCTTTTGAAGAAGTAGGAGCGCGGCCCTATAATCTGCCGTATTCTTTTTATGAGCTGTTTTACCACATTACCTATGCACAGAAGGATATTTTAAATTTTTGTGTTTCTGAAGCATACACAACACCAAATTGGCCAGATGATTATTGGCCGAAACAACAAGCGCCAAAAAGTAAAACCGATTGGCAACAATTGCAAGAAGACTATCTACAGGATAGAAAAGAACTAGAACAGCTAGTAGAAAATAAATACCTTACGGAAATAGTTCCCACTGGGGAAAACCAAACCCTATTTCGGGAAATCCTTTTGGTCATAGAGCATGCCGCTTACCATACAGGACAACTCGTGATAATATTACGATTATTAGGCCTACACAAATAG
- the ettA gene encoding energy-dependent translational throttle protein EttA — MSDDKKVIFSMSGVTKTFPSAQTPVLKNIYLSFFYGAKIGILGLNGSGKSTLLKIIAGKDQNYQGDVVFAPNYSVGMLEQEPELDEEKTVMEVVKEGVKEVVDVLDEYNKINDMFGLPEVYEDADKMQELMDKQAKLQDKIDATNAWELDTKLEIAMDALRTPEKDKKISVLSGGERRRVALCRLLLQQPDVLLLDEPTNHLDAESVHWLEHHLAQYKGTVIAVTHDRYFLDNVAGWILELDRGEGIPWKGNYSSWLDQKSKRMAQEQKQASKRQKTLERELEWVKMAPKGRQSKQKARLNNYDKLMSQDQSKLEDKLEIYIPNGPRLGTNVIEAKGVSKAFDDKLLYDNLNFKLPQAGIVGIIGPNGAGKTTIFKMIMDEIEPDKGSFEVGETAKIAYVDQSHSNINPEKSIWQNFSDGQELVMMGGKQVNSRAYLSRFNFSGSEQNKTVSKLSGGERNRLHLAMTLKEEGNVLLLDEPTNDLDVNTLRALEEGLENFAGCAVVISHDRWFLDRVCTHILAFEGNSEVYFFEGGFSDYEENKKKRLGGDVMPKRIKYKKLIR; from the coding sequence ATGTCTGACGATAAAAAAGTAATTTTCTCCATGTCTGGTGTAACCAAGACGTTTCCAAGCGCTCAAACACCGGTGCTTAAAAACATTTATTTAAGCTTTTTCTACGGCGCCAAGATTGGTATTTTGGGATTAAACGGAAGTGGTAAATCTACCTTATTAAAGATTATCGCTGGGAAAGACCAGAATTATCAAGGTGATGTTGTTTTCGCTCCTAATTATAGTGTAGGGATGCTAGAACAAGAACCTGAACTGGACGAAGAGAAAACCGTGATGGAAGTAGTGAAAGAAGGTGTAAAGGAAGTGGTTGATGTCTTAGATGAGTATAACAAGATCAACGATATGTTCGGTTTACCGGAAGTCTATGAAGATGCAGATAAAATGCAGGAGCTAATGGATAAACAAGCCAAGCTACAAGATAAAATTGATGCCACGAACGCTTGGGAGTTGGACACTAAATTAGAAATAGCGATGGATGCCTTGCGTACGCCTGAGAAAGATAAAAAGATAAGTGTTCTTTCTGGTGGGGAGCGTCGTCGAGTTGCGTTATGCCGTCTGTTGTTACAACAGCCCGACGTTCTATTGCTCGATGAGCCTACCAACCACTTAGATGCAGAAAGTGTACACTGGTTAGAACACCACTTAGCACAATATAAAGGGACGGTAATTGCCGTAACACACGATAGATATTTCTTGGATAACGTAGCCGGTTGGATATTAGAATTAGACCGTGGTGAAGGTATTCCATGGAAAGGAAACTATTCGTCTTGGTTAGATCAGAAGTCCAAGCGGATGGCGCAAGAACAAAAACAAGCTAGCAAACGCCAAAAAACACTAGAACGCGAGCTAGAATGGGTAAAGATGGCTCCGAAAGGACGTCAGTCTAAACAAAAAGCCCGTTTGAACAACTATGATAAGTTGATGAGCCAAGATCAAAGTAAACTCGAAGATAAGTTAGAGATTTACATTCCTAACGGTCCTCGTTTAGGAACGAATGTGATTGAAGCCAAAGGCGTTTCAAAAGCATTTGATGATAAATTATTATACGACAATCTTAACTTCAAATTACCACAAGCTGGTATTGTAGGGATTATCGGACCTAACGGTGCTGGTAAAACGACCATCTTTAAAATGATTATGGACGAAATAGAGCCCGATAAAGGTTCTTTTGAAGTAGGGGAGACAGCAAAAATCGCTTATGTAGACCAGTCGCATTCCAATATTAATCCTGAGAAGAGCATCTGGCAAAACTTTAGTGATGGACAAGAATTGGTGATGATGGGTGGAAAGCAAGTGAATAGCCGTGCGTACTTAAGTCGTTTTAACTTTAGCGGTAGCGAACAGAACAAAACTGTTTCCAAACTATCCGGTGGGGAGCGTAACCGTTTGCATTTAGCCATGACCCTAAAAGAAGAAGGGAACGTACTCTTGCTCGATGAGCCAACAAACGACTTAGATGTAAATACCTTACGAGCTTTAGAAGAAGGTTTGGAAAATTTTGCCGGCTGTGCGGTAGTAATCTCTCACGACCGTTGGTTCTTAGATCGTGTTTGTACGCATATCTTGGCGTTTGAAGGGAACAGTGAAGTGTACTTCTTTGAAGGTGGCTTTAGTGATTATGAAGAAAACAAAAAGAAACGTTTGGGTGGCGATGTAATGCCAAAACGAATCAAATACAAGAAGTTAATTCGATAA